From a single Entelurus aequoreus isolate RoL-2023_Sb linkage group LG12, RoL_Eaeq_v1.1, whole genome shotgun sequence genomic region:
- the LOC133661305 gene encoding uncharacterized protein LOC133661305 yields MVCLKLSSLTRALNSRKRVTEVLPNNMVRLETLDGKPKHMMTPYASLKPLRSRTHPGWPKDSPSAPVLPGDAEMLTSSSEEETECHCFTDHTYAGPTSPWKKELHPDQKQLVSRFQLEYVLACDRPAMELIVKEGGVCLTREEFWSLGLSKDMDSTRDAHLKDALLFPAWSKHNITLSVSIAQHIVPGSWSELTGKDMQEIPRQTLGNDCGVFMLMYSLWLCTDTTFHYSVLDMQSIRHWWCVLLMERFGIEGSCNVWNKTFRGSS; encoded by the exons ATGGTTTGCCTGAAGTTATCCTCACTGACCAGGgcactgaattcaagaaagag AGTTACGGAGGTTCTTCCAAACAATATGGTTAGGCTGGAGACCCTGGATGGAAAGCCCAAGCATATGATGACCCCGTATGCATCACTGAAACCTCTGCGCTCGA GGACTCACCCTGGCTGGCCAAAGGATTCCCCTTCAGCCCCTGTGCTTCCAGGAGATGCTGAAATGCTGACTTCATCATCGGAGGAGGAAACTGAG TGTCATTGTTTCACGGACCATACATATGCTGGCCCCACATCACCCTGGAAAAAGGAGCTGCACCCCGACCAGAAACAACTGGTGAGCAGGTTTCAA CTCGAGTATGTTTTGGCCTGCGATCGTCCAGCTATGGAACTGATCGTTAAAGAGGGAGGGGTGTGTTTAACCCGAGAAGAGTTTTGGTCTCTCGGGTTGTCCAAAGACATGGACTCCACG AGGGATGCACATCTAAAGGATGCACTCCTCTTCCCAGCGTGGAGCAAGCACAACATTACCCTCTCTGT GAGCATTGCACAGCACATCGTCCCGGGAAGCTGGAGTGAGCTCACTGGAAAAGACATGCAG GAGATCCCACGCCAGACATTGGGGAATGACTGTGGTGTTTTCATGCTCATG tactccctctggctctgtacggacactacttttcactacagtgtg ctggacatgcagtcaatccggcattggtggtgtgtccttctaatggagcgctttggcattgaagg CTCGTGCAATGTttggaacaaaacattt AGAGGGTCCTCTTAA
- the LOC133661306 gene encoding NACHT, LRR and PYD domains-containing protein 3-like translates to MNLEERRELLWKTLKFNLNQDGFKDFKFHMHLPQSKEKRADLVDIIRELEERHGQEAVEEAIKILEKIGEYNLAEKLRRDFDQLRASAPGSKTFNLPPKREKFLLQRQSSTIFSVSDEQIADYKWKFQDNLRYLYVKAQEGATQPSHQQLMDDVYMDLNITYGGPASPNPQHEALHMEMCTARDKSIEPRNIFKSSSGKIAPVRTLLTVGIAGIGKTFLVHKFVMDWARRKTNKDVQFIFPFTFRELNLEKGKRFSLAELVRHSIYQTKPLSLEMLNSIFMRLQLSGKRDYESAPIKIVFVLDGLDECRLKLEAFLKEKKKKTQVDLDVTKVYPLEVLLAHLIKKNLLPCARVWITTRPATARQIPEHLIDSTTEVKGFNDYQKLEYFRGKFPNKEHIVSYIQKSHTIFVMCNMPIFCWLTTTVLQDYLDTGKRELPETLTEMYTEFMLYHLDIAMKRNAKKAIQNVQALAKLAFHHLMKNSQIFYENDLQDSGFDVLKVAKDCGMFTEVFKEVRPLYKNQQGKTFEFIHQSMQEYLAALYVMMSLLNDNRNVLAESQLSVEGILTLCKQIPITKLHEIAIHKASRSKGLLDLFLRFLLGLSLQSNQNLLKRLLRVSEGSWESNEDTIQLIKKQIDQNFPEDNINLFYCLNELRDSSLLEQIQQYLKSGSLSTDDLPRSMWSALVFFLRSSDQALKCFELKRYSASLIGFYMLLPVVKASQKSLLNNCNLTKSSCQLLASVLSSHSNLRELDLGDNDLHDAGIELLSAGLKTPQCTLQMLRLSGCIITMVGCLSLAKALKLNPSHLRVLDLSYNHPGEEGRTALMETQKDPSSCLKIVNLEHGSIDRLIPGIKKYICRPTLDPNTAHRNLSLSDHCRKVTVVEEVQPYPTNPQRFDLWRQVLCGARLVGRCYWEVDWEGEVYIAVTYAGLRRIGEGANICLGRTDISWALRCNEDGYYTVRHDDRTVDLEQDSVPISKKVAVFLDISAGELSFYKVKSGERILLHTYQHTFTQSLYPAFGFGFENGYLGYGSSVTIGGDSLLTRF, encoded by the exons ATGAATCTGGAGGAGCGCAGAGAGCTGTTGTGGAAGACGCTCAAGTTCAATCTCAACCAGGATGGCTTCAAGGACTTCAAGTTTCACATGCACCTGCCCCAGAGCAAGGAGAAGAGGGCGGATCTGGTAGACATAATCCGCGAGCTGGAGGAAAGGCACGGACAGGAGGCCGTGGAGGAGGCTATCAAAATTTTAGAGAAAATCGGGGAATACAATCTGGCAGAGAAGTTACGCAGAGATTTTGATCAGCTAAGAG CTTCTGCTCCTGGGAGCAAAACATTCAACCTGCCGCCAAAAAGGGAGAAGTTTCTTCTTCAGCGTCAAAGCA GTACCATATTCTCTGTGTCTGACGAGCAGATTGCAGATTACAAGTGGAAGTTTCAGGACAACCTGCGATACCTGTATGTCAAGGCACAAGAGGGTGCAACTCAGCCCAGCCATCAGCAGCTGATGGATGACGTCTACATGGACCTCAACATCACGTACGGGGGGCCTGCGAGTCCTAACCCGCAGCACGAGGCTCTTCACATGGAAATGTGCACTGCGAGGGACAAATCTATTGAGCCACGGAACATTTTTAAAAGCTCAAGTGGAAAGATAGCGCCCGTACGCACCCTGTTGACTGTCGGCATTGCAGGGATTGGCAAAACATTCTTAGTGCACAAGTTCGTGATGGACTGGGCCCGTcgaaaaactaacaaagatgtGCAATTTATTTTCCCCTTCACCTTCCGCGAGCTAAACTTGGAGAAGGGAAAAAGGTTTTCACTTGCGGAGCTCGTCAGACATTCCATCTACCAGACAAAGCCTTTGAGCTTGGAAATGCTAAACTCCATCTTTATGCGACTGCAGTTGTCAGGAAAGCGCGACTATGAAAGCGCCCCCATTAAGATTGTCTTTGTGCTGGACGGATTGGATGAGTGCCGCCTCAAGCTGGAAGCATTCctgaaggagaagaaaaagaagacgcaAGTAGACCTGGACGTGACGAAGGTCTACCCACTAGAGGTTCTGTTGGCACATCTCATCAAGAAGAACCTACTTCCATGTGCTCGGGTGTGGATCACTACGCGGCCCGCAACCGCTCGACAGATCCCTGAGCACCTCATTGATAGTACAACGGAGGTGAAAGGGTTTAATGATTACCAGAAGCTAGAATATTTCAGGGGGAAGTTCCCAAATAAGGAACATATCGTCTCCTACATCCAGAAATCTCATACAATTTTTGTCATGTGCAACATGCCCATCTTCTGCTGGCTCACAACTACAGTTCTTCAGGATTATTTAGACACGGGGAAGAGAGAGCTGCCTGAAACGCTGACCGAGATGTACACAGAGTTCATGCTCTACCACCTGGATATAGCCATGAAGAGAAATGCCAAAAAGGCCATCCAGAATGTCCAGGCCTTAGCAAAACTGGCTTTTCACCACCTGATGAAAAACAGTCAGATCTTCTATGAAAACGACCTGCAGGACAGTGGCTTTGATGTCCTTAAAGTTGCAAAGGATTGTGGAATGTTCACTGAGGTTTTTAAGGAGGTACGTCCACTGTATAAAAACCAACAGGGAAAAACATTTGAGTTCATCCATCAGAGTATGCAGGAGTATCTGGCTGCTTTGTATGTGATGATGTCCCTCCTAAATGACAACAGGAACGTTTTAGCGGAGTCACAGCTGTCAGTAGAAGGGATTCTTACACTTTGCAAGCAGATACCCATTACGAAGCTCCATGAGATAGCTATTCACAAAGCCTCCAGGAGTAAGGGACTCTTGGACTTGTTCCTCCGCTTCTTATTGGGCCTTTCCTTGCAGTCAAACCAGAATCTCCTGAAGCGCCTACTTAGAGTTTCCGAGGGCTCTTGGGAAAGCAACGAAGACACCATCCAATTAATCAAAAAACAGATAGATCAGAACTTTCCAGAGGACAACATAAACTTGTTTTACTGCCTCAATGAGCTGAGGGATAGTTCCTTGCTGGAGCAGATCCAACAGTACCTAAAGTCAGGAAGTTTGTCCACGGACGACCTGCCTCGCTCTATGTGGTCGGCTCTGGTATTCTTCCTACGCTCCTCTGACCAAGCTTTGAAGTGTTTTGAGCTGAAGAGGTACTCGGCATCTCTGATAGGATTTTACATGTTGCTGCCAGTGGTCAAAGCTTCACAAAAATCACT GCTTAACAACTGCAACCTGACAAAGAGCAGCTGTCAGCTCTTGGCCTCTGTTCTTAGCTCGCATTCCAACCTGCGGGAACTGGATCTTGGCGACAACGACCTCCATGATGCAGGCATTGAGCTTCTCTCGGCTGGACTAAAGACACCACAATGCACTTTGCAGATGCTCAG GCTGTCAGGCTGCATTATCACCATGGTGGGCTGCTTGTCACTGGCCAAGGCTCTCAAGTTAAACCCCTCTCACCTGCGAGTGCTGGACCTGAGCTACAATCACCCAGGAGAGGAAGGAAGAACGGCCCTGATGGAGACCCAAAAGGATCCCAGTTCCTGCCTGAAGATTGTCAA CCTGGAGCATGGCAGCATAGATCGATTGATTCCTGGCATCAAAAAAT ATATATGCAGACCCACTCTGGATCCCAACACTGCCCACAGAAACCTCAGTCTCTCTGACCACTGCAGGAAGGTAACCGTAGTGGAGGAGGTGCAGCCATATCCCACAAACCCACAGAGGTTTGATTTGTGGCGTCAGGTTCTGTGTGGTGCCAGGCTCGTGGGACGCTGCTACTGGGAGGTGGACTGGGAAGGGGAGGTCTACATTGCTGTGACATATGCCGGACTTAGGCGGATCGGAGAGGGTGCCAACATCTGCCTGGGGCGCACAGATATTTCCTGGGCGCTGCGCTGCAATGAGGATGGCTATTACACTGTGCGGCATGACGACAGAACTGTAGACCTGGAGCAAGACTCCGTTCCCATATCCAAAAAGGTAGCCGTGTTTTTGGACATTTCCGCCGGGGAGCTGTCCTTCTACAAAGTGAAATCCGGCGAGAGAATCCTGCTGCACACGTACCAGCATACTTTCACGCAGTCACTctaccctgccttcggcttcggCTTTGAAAATGGTTATTTAGGCTATGGAAGCTCCGTGACAATCGGTGGAGATTCTCTTTTAACCCGCTTCTGA